From one Desulfurobacterium thermolithotrophum DSM 11699 genomic stretch:
- a CDS encoding glycosyltransferase family 4 protein, whose amino-acid sequence MKILHVDTEKGWRGGEQQLFYLVKGLKEKGIESAIACRKGDELEKKCKESGFTTIPLSGRQFEDIFRIGIVGKEFDIIHAHAAKAHTISALSKKFHQKPVIYTRRVDYLPKKNRVTALKYRLTDKVVAISKYVKEVLEESIKIPTDKLSVIYSAVDTEIEKNVDYEKVERIKKELKGKPLIGTAAALTQQKNIPNFIEAAKILIKRYPEAKFVVAGEGKLRKELQSLIERLNLQENFKLLGFKKDIQNYIKAFDIFVLPSDFEGLGSSILIAMFLKVPVVSTDAGGTKEVVIDGKTGILVPKKNPQALAEGILRLLEDEKLKEQVTSNAYSMVMDKFSVDKMVDAYIALYGEVIKSGKNLG is encoded by the coding sequence ATGAAAATTCTACACGTTGATACTGAAAAAGGATGGAGAGGTGGAGAACAACAGCTTTTTTATTTAGTTAAAGGTTTAAAGGAAAAAGGAATAGAATCTGCTATTGCATGTAGAAAAGGAGACGAACTGGAAAAAAAGTGTAAAGAAAGCGGCTTTACAACCATTCCTCTTTCCGGAAGGCAGTTTGAGGATATCTTTAGAATCGGAATAGTAGGAAAAGAGTTTGACATAATCCACGCTCACGCAGCAAAAGCTCACACGATATCTGCTCTTTCAAAAAAATTTCACCAAAAACCTGTCATCTATACAAGAAGGGTTGATTACTTACCAAAGAAAAACAGAGTAACCGCTCTTAAATACAGATTGACAGACAAGGTAGTGGCAATTTCTAAGTATGTAAAAGAAGTCCTTGAAGAATCTATTAAAATTCCAACTGATAAATTAAGTGTTATTTACTCTGCTGTTGATACAGAAATTGAAAAAAACGTTGATTATGAAAAAGTAGAGAGAATAAAAAAAGAGTTAAAAGGAAAACCTCTCATAGGCACAGCAGCTGCTCTTACACAGCAAAAAAACATTCCAAACTTTATAGAAGCAGCAAAAATTCTTATCAAAAGATATCCAGAAGCTAAGTTTGTTGTAGCAGGAGAAGGAAAGCTAAGAAAAGAGCTCCAGTCGTTAATAGAAAGGTTAAATCTACAGGAAAACTTTAAACTCTTAGGTTTTAAAAAAGACATTCAAAACTACATAAAAGCATTTGACATATTCGTTCTTCCTTCAGATTTTGAAGGACTTGGAAGTTCTATTCTAATAGCAATGTTTCTGAAAGTACCGGTTGTTTCAACCGATGCCGGTGGTACCAAAGAAGTTGTAATTGATGGAAAAACAGGAATTCTTGTTCCAAAGAAAAATCCACAAGCTCTTGCAGAGGGAATCTTAAGACTTTTAGAAGATGAAAAGCTAAAAGAACAAGTCACTTCAAATGCCTACAGTATGGTTATGGATAAGTTTTCTGTTGATAAAATGGTAGATGCATATATTGCTCTTTATGGAGAGGTAATCAAAAGTGGAAAAAACTTGGGATAA